A segment of the Marmota flaviventris isolate mMarFla1 chromosome 2, mMarFla1.hap1, whole genome shotgun sequence genome:
GGGCTAGAGTCCAGAGTTGGTCAAACTAAAGTTAACTTCTCACTTGTGAGACAagccattcctttttatttactaTCACTCTAAAGAGGTCCCATAAAGAGGAAAGATCTTTGCACCCTTTCAGATTTGGTGCTCATCTCCCCACTGCCATTCTGAGGTGGAAAAGTCTTAGAAAAGAGTTCCTttgaaattggattttttttgaagatttcaTTAGGGGAAATAATCTCTAGGATCTAGAAGTCAAGCCCAGAGAAACTTTTTGTCCATGGAAATGGGAAAACTCTCCTCCTAACTCTCCTTGGTAGCATTTTCCGCCATTTGCATGCAAGTCTTAGGATGGCAGAAACTTTGCTTCATACAACATTATATCCCCAGTGCCCAAAATAGTTGCTGGCATATAGATGATGTTTAGTTGAATTTGCCCAGAATGGTGACAGGGCACTAGAACTTGACCAGCTGGTGCCCACAAGCAGAATATATCAGTCACAATCACCTTCTCCACATACATACTGTCTCCCACTTAGCATCTTGACTCCAATGTTGCCAATCAATCTGCAGCATCTTCACAAAAGAAGGGTTGGTCCAGGATGCCTCAGATCTACTCTTTAGGGGCTAGAGTCCAGAGCTGGTCAAACTAAAGTTAACTTCTCACTTGAGAGACAAgccattcctttttctttactaTCACTCTAAAGAGGTCCCATAAGAGAGGAATGATAAATATAGGTGCTCAGTCTTCCATCTTAAACTGGGAGTCATgccactgaaacacaaagaacccAAAGGCCAGCGGGTTCTTCAGAACTCATTGTTCCAGCAACTTTCCCACAGGACTCCTGGCACTCAAGCCAGGGGTGTCCctggcttggggggggggggctcccaaTGCAACTATGTGGGTTTCTGTGAAGACTTTACTTGAAGCAAGAGTTCCTGTGCTTTGCTGGGCAAAGTggggtacacctgtaatcccagcattttgggaagctgaagcaggaggatcacaagttcaaagccagccccaacatcttagcaaggccctatgaaCTCAACAataccctgtgtctaaataaaatatatataaaaaagggctggggatgtagctcagtggtaaaacaccactaggttcaattcctggtacaaaagagaaagagagagagagagagagatcttgtgCTTTAATCTTTGTTCTAGTTCAATCCCATTTGCCCTGTATTATAAAGTAAACAACTGGGCCCAGAGATTTGCCAAAGGCCATAGAATGAGAAAGTACAGAGCCTGAATGCCACTGCATGGTTCCCAGGTAAGAGTTCCTACAAAACTGCTAAAGACTTCCTTGTTGCCCTAGGAAGGCTCTTCAGTTAGAAGTCACACTTTGCCTGCCAAGGGTTCAACTCTAATTGAAAGAGTTCAGTGGATGGGGGTGTGTTTCATATTGCATCACAATTGAGACCACCACTGGTCTTGCTCATTCTTCTACTATCTGTGACAAATAGTTTAACCAAAGGAATAAACCCAACCATAAGTCTTCTTCAGCTGAGAGCATTGATGGGTCACATGCATGACACTTTCAGAAAGCCCTCCAACATTTCTTTTAAGGATGGCCACACTTCCACAGGCCAAGTCAAATTGAGGAAGAACGAAAAATAGAATAGATCAATTATTTATCCAAAGTGCACTTAAACTCTCCCTGAAGTCTACTTTCCCTAGGAAGCTTTGGAGATGGTTGAAAGGGGACAGTTAGAGggaaacaaatagaaatcctGGGGATGTACCTGAGAATCTGAGTTCCAAGACCCTAAGTTCTAGCCATTTTGAGGACAGGATGTCTCTCTAGACAATGTCTATTCTAGAACATAAATCTCATGTGAGATTCattcacattcattcatttgtagCTGAAATAAATACTAGGGTACTTTGTGGACTAGTCTCAGAGCAGCATCCTTGCAAAGAAATAACCACTCATAATCCCTGGCATCCCCTCTAAACTAATCACTTCACACACCACCATTCCCCGAtaacagagaaggaggaaaatgatCATATTTAGAAAGATCCACAGATACAACcaagatacccttcagtagatgaatggatatagaaaatgtggtatatatacacaatggaatattatttagcattaaaagagaataaaatcatggcatttgcaggtaaatggatggagatgaagaatatgatgctaagtgaataagccaatccccaaaaaacaaaggcttaatgtcttttctgatataaggatgctgattcacaatggggatgggtgggggagcatgggaggaatagatgaactttagttagggcaaaggggaggaggagtATGGGgtgtaggaaagacagtggaatgagacagacatcattaccctaagtatgaaaacacaaatggtgggACTCTACTTTGtcttcaaccagagacatgaaaaattgggctctatttgtgtaatatgaattgaattgcattctgctgtcatatataactaattagaataaataaatttttaaaaattcaaagaaagaaagatccatATAAAAACAGACCGGGTAGAGGCATTGTTgaagtagaaatgaaaattagaatgAGAAATTTTAGACTTGACCCAAGGTAGAGACTACAGAGAGAAGAGATGGATTCACAAAGTTAAGTGGCAAAACCAATCAGTAGAACTTGTAGACTGGCTAGTTTTGGAGTAGAGGGTGAACCAGAGGATGAATTTAGGTGTCTAGCTATAACTGCCtggatggtggttccattttcatAAGGGATTACAGCAAGTTGAAAATTTGAGTGTCCAAGATGGTGAGTTTAGTTTAATTTAGTTTTGTTAATACCTCTAATTTGAGGTGCCCATGATGTATCCAGGCAAAATTGTGGGTGTGGATGGTGTGCTTGGAGCAGTATTGAGCTTTATCCCAGTCTCTCCACTGTTAAAACCTCTCTTCAGATAGAGACAACTCCTTCTCTCTTTGCCCCTGCCAGGAGTACTTGTGTCTAGACCCTTCCCAGATTTGAGCATCTGATAAGCTGGCACAGGAAACTGACAGATGATTTCACAGCTCCTGCCTTTCCATGTTCCTTCCCAAAGATCTCTAAAACATCCTCTTGCAGACCTTCTCAGGACCACCAAATTCTAAAAGGAGTGAGGCTGCCCCATCTTCTTCCAGGCACCCTACCCCACCTCTCCTTCTCACGTTGCTGGCAAAGACACCTCCAGCCTTCTGCTGGCTCTCTAGACAGAATCAAGCACAAATCTCTGTGACACCAGTGAAGAAATCCCCTAGTGCTCCAGCCCCATTCTCCTAACCCTTAGTCTTCTTTGAAAACTCACCAGACCTAGAACCAAATGGACTCCATTGGGGTTACACCTGTCCCACATTATGAGAAGGCAGCCAGTTGTGGACACTAGGACTGCCTCCCCTCACTCCCAACTGAGGAGCTCCTGACATCCCCTTTCAGTGTCCTTCCCTTTCAGAGAGGAAGCCCAgattcagggttttgtttttggtcaGCTGCCAGCTAACCCTTAAAAGTCACATTGCTTTCATTTCAACCCACAATAGTAATTTCCCAAAGACCCAAGTAAAACATGGATGATTTAATGGGGTAACTGTGGGCCTTGAAGAGCTGTTTCTAAGTTATGATTATTACAGCCTTGGCTTCCTAGGCTGGAGGAGGGGCTTACCCATATTTCAACAATTCTCCCATTTCCTGCTTTTTCTTCAAAGCAGCTTCTCATCTAGGACTTTCAGACAACTTGCCTGTTAGCCACAGGCAGCAGATGCCAAGACCCATCTCCTCCCAGCCTTCTCTCTAAAAAGTCCCCTGGCAAGTGTTAAATCATCTTCATCTTGCACCTAAGAGGTGGCTTTATGCTCCCTACTGACTCTAATTCCTCTGTCTAATTCAGCAGCCACTTAAGTATTTTATGTTGGCTTAATGAATGATTGTCTTGTGTCTCTCCCTGCCAGATATGCTGGTCAGTAAGAGGCTCCTCCTACTCTAACCTCCACCAGTGTCTGTGCTTCATACCAGTGCCACATCTCTTCTGCCCCCTGTCCTCCCTGTTCAGGTCCTGCCGTTCTAAGTCCCACTCAACTAAGAAACCAAGGCACTAGGTAGACGCTACCCTTgactctcattttacagatgagaaactgaggtaGGTACAAAGAGATCCAACAGCTAATAAGGGAGGGGCCTGGGTATTTGGAGCCAgacttctctcttccctcctccacccccatccATCCTGCCAAGTGACCTTTCCCACCCTCCAGCACTTGTGctctccctccccagcaccaggCCGCTTATTTGGAGTAGCAATAGAAAGATTTATTCTGACTTTTGATGTAGAGTAAACTAACAGTGCGAAAGTTGGTGTTACATAGATCACTGTCGTGGGCAGGGTCTCAGGGCTATAGCCACACAGTCTGTTCCACGGGCGCCCATCATACCCAGCTAGAGCCTCAGCTTATACCAGGCTTCTGGCCCCTTCCGGGGCTCTCTCCACGCCTTCGTACTTGGCAGAAGGGTTTGAGACCCTCCTATAGCCTATggcctgaaagaaaaaaaaaaaaaaacaaaaaacaagtgcGGCAGATTGATCCAGGCAGTCTCAGGAGGCGACCGCCGCTACACTGCACCGTCCAGTCCGCAGTCCGCAGATCCCGGGCGCTTGCTGCTCTCTGGCGGCCGGAGTCGGGAGTCTGGGGACAGAGAAATCGCGCCTTCTAAGCTCCGCACGCCCAAGGGCAACCAGTGAGTGACCCGGAGGCTGGAAAGGGGAAGCGAAGAAGAGGGACGCGGCTGAGGAGTGAGAACCACGGGAGAGGGGATCCAGAAGAGGAGCGGGAGAGCGCGCGAAGGGAACAGCGAGGGAAGAGAGCAGTCCTGGCACCAGCGGCGAAGCGTAGGTGGCTTAGGAGTCGGAGAGCGCGTCAGCACCGCAACCCCTCCGGACCTTCACACACGCGGTCTCCCAGAGATCAGAGCCCCTTCTCCCAGGGAGCGCGGCGCCCCCTCTCTCGGCTCCGgccgccccctcctccctccactcgCTGCCCCTCCTCCGTCCCGCCCCCCGCACGGAGTTGGGAGCGCCGCAGTGGCCACTGCCTGCACCACCGGGTCCCGGAGCCGCTGCTTTGCCGGATCGCCTGGGCACGCTCAGAGAGCAGCGCGAGTCACCAGCCCTGACTCTTCTTCGATCCGACTCCACGGGTGGCCTCGGGGAGCCCCAGCCGCCTCCCGACCTGGCATTCCGCTCCCCAGCTGCCACGCTACGCATCACAGGAACTTGGGCTGGACCCGGACGGGACTCGCGCGCGGGGCTGAACCCGAAGCCCTGCGGCTAtgccctcctgccccctccctgtcAGTTGTTGGTCCTGCATCCCGGCTCGGCCCCCGACGGCTGCGCGTTGAGATGACTTTCCGAGACCTCCTTAGCGTCACTTTCGAGGGACCCCGCCCGGACAGCAGCTCCGGGGGCTCCAGTGCGAGCGGCGGCGGGGGCAGCACAGGCGGCGCGACTGCCTCGGAGGCCCCAGCGGTGGGCAGCGTTTCGGGGGCCACGGGCGGCGGCAGCGGCGTGGTGGGAGCGGGCGGCGGCGAGGACAACCAGAGCTCCGCTGGGGAGCCGGGGGGCGCGGGCGCGGGTGGCGAGGTGAACGGCACAGCGGCCGTCGGGGGGCTTGTTGTGAgtgcgcagggggtgggggtgggtgtctTTCTGGCAGCCTTCATCCTCACCGCTGTAGCGGGCAATCTGCTTGTCATCCTCTCGGTGGCCTGCAACCGCCATCTGCAGACGGTCACCAACTATTTCATAGTGAACCTAGCTGTAGCCGACCTGCTGCTGAGCGCCACCGTTCTGCCCTTCTCCGCCACCATGGAGGTTCTGGGCTTCTGGGCCTTCGGCCGGGCCTTCTGCGACGTGTGGGCCGCGGTGGACGTGCTGTGCTGCACGGCCTCCATCCTTAGCCTCTGCACCATCTCGGTGGATCGGTACGTGGGCGTGCGCCACTCACTCAAGTACCCTGCGATCATGACAGAGCGCAAGGCGGCGGCCATCCTGGCGCTGCTCTGGGCCGTAGCCCTCGTCGTGTCCGTGGGGCCTCTGCTGGGCTGGAAGGAGCCGGTGCCCCCGGACGAGCGCTTTTGCGGCATCACGGAGGAGGCGGGCTATGCTGTCTTCTCTTCGGTGTGCTCCTTCTATCTGCCCATGGCAGTCATTGTGGTCATGTACTGCCGCGTGTACGTGGTCGCACGCAGCACCACGCGCAGCCTCGAGGCGGGCGTCAAGCGTGAGCGGGGCAAGGCCTCCGAGGTGGTGCTGCGTATCCACTGTCGTGGTGCAGCCGCCGGCGCAGACGGGACGCATGGGACTCGGAGTACCAAGGGCCACACCTTCCGCAGCTCGCTATCTGTTCGCCTGCTCAAGTTCTCCCGTGAGAAGAAGGCAGCCAAGACGCTGGCCATCGTCGTGGGCGTCTTCGTGCTCTGCTGGTTCCCCTTCTTCTTCGTCCTGCCGCTGGGTAAGCGACCACTCTCCCACTAGCCCCTTCATTTCCTTTCCAAGCCTGTGGCTATGGCTTCCTGGCAGACATGGATgatcctccacctcctccttagGGTTCCATCCTAACCCTGTAGGGTTGATTTAGCGACTTTCCTGATCTCTTACTTTGTATAGGGGAAATGAGAAGCAGGTTTCGTTTCACAAGGTTCCAGCTCTTTGTTCTTCTCCTGTTCGTTGCTATTACAAATCCGGTCTTGTTTCCAGCCCCCCATGACCATGAGAAATCCTTGTAGATATCGCCCATACTGTGTAGTCAGCTGTGTATGTGACCCCTACAATACCTGCCATCCTGAACTAGAGGCACAGAGTGGGTAGGTCCccatgtgttcattcattcatgagAAGCAGGCCCTGGCCCATCCACTTGTGCATCACCATACTGTAGAAGCCACCTGCTTCCTTCAGCACTCCTTCAGTTTGGAAGCTGGCCTCAGTGGTATCTGTGAGTGTATCCTGAGCTTTTATGTCTGAAGGCTCTTTTTGAAGGAGTTGCAGGAGAGGATTGTGTGGGgtaagaagggggaaaaaacaggGCAAATTACAAAATGGACAATTAGTATTGTTTATCGTCATTTCTGAAATTTATGAAGTCAGGGAACTTTCCTAATTCCTTCACAAGTTGCCCTGGGATATGGGCAATGTTCTCAGGGGCTTCCTTTCACTCCTTGAGACCTCTCTTTCAGCAGGGACTAGGGGCTGGACCAGcatggggaggagaaggagacagCATCTGTGGGGACATTTGCTTGGAATCATTTCCCATGCAGCTGCAGCCTCAGCCTGCTCAAGCAgagcccaccccccccccagtgcCCCTGACCTGCCCCCTTCTTACCTTGTGAGACTGAGTTGAGGAAGAAACAATGCCTCCCCCCTGCTCCACTGCAGGCCCTCTCCCCACAGCAGCCACAGTGACCTTTATACATTATGAATTAGATGTGTCACTCTCCTACTAAATCCCTCAATGTTTTCCCACTGCCCTGGGAAGAAAATCCAAACTCTACCATGGCCTGGAGAAGGTAAccttcaaatttttattgttcaagCCAAAATGGGACACTATGAGTGTTTACACTAGAACCACTGGCATGAACTAGGGCAATCCCAGACATGTAATTCCCCTCCAGAAAGGGAGGTCCCAAGGAAGGGGCTACCTCCCTGTACCTTACCCCTGTTCCCTCCCTCTACCTGCCCCCTGCATATTTCACCACTCTGATCCTGTCTGGTTCCTTTACCAAACCCATACCTGACTCTAGACCTTTGCACTTGCTCTTCCCTCTATCTGGACAgcttcccacacacacacacatacacccgcCCACCAGCAGCCTCTCCTGGCTAACTCTTCATCCTTTAGATCTTCACTTAAATGTCCCCTTTTCTTAGAGTTATCAGTCTCAGTTGTCCTccctattttctctttcaaaggatAAGGTTCTCTGTCTTCACTGAATCATCAGTTATagttacatatgtgtgtgttgctTGATTTGATGTTTGACTTCCCCCACTGGCTCTGAAGCTCTGTGATGGCAAGGTCCCATAACTGTCTCATCATGAATCCACAGTGGCCAGCACAGCACCTGGCATATGAGGGACAATAGAGTGCCACATTGTGGTCACAGGCTCTGACACCAAACagcctaggttcaaatcccagctctgcctctgtgGAACTTCAGGCAAGTCCCTTACCcactctgtgcctctgtttcttcatctataaatagggatggtggtgatgataataaTGCCAGCCTAGAGTGCTATGGTGAGaataatatttcatgaatataATTGTGGCACATAGCAAGTGCTGGATATGCTGATGCTAACTCAGAGTAAGGCATGAGTAAAGCCCCCACTTGAAGTCATCTGTCCCAAAGAGTTTTCCCACTACCCTGGGAAGAAAATCCAAACTCTGTTGTGAGCACAGGGGCAAGGAATGTCTTGAAAGCAACACACCTAGAGGAGAAGATAAGAAAATAAGCAGTCATGAGAGAATGGGTGTGCCCCCCACCTTAGATACCTACTCAGCCACCCAGGATTTAGAACtctctgagctccatccccacaCCCCTGTGCTGGCCTTGCCCCCCTGCATCTTGTCCATAAGCACCCTCATTCTCCCCCTGCACCTGATTCACACAGGTTCCCTGGAGGGAAGCCAcctccctttttatattttctttaacttcttttaaaattttaattacagaaTAAAACACAAATGAGTAGAAAATTATATAACAAGCACCTATGTACTATAACCACCCATTTTGAACACATAttaacattttgccatatttgccTTAGATCCCTTCCTCTTgctcctttcaaaaaaaaaaaaaaatagaacccagCTGCAACCCAGTGCCCTCCTCCCcgccttcctctctctctccctgcctccccagaGGCAAATCTGGCATTTGTCACTCCCGTGTATTTGTTTATACTCTTAGCACAAGCATCTGTATACATAACAAAGTATAGCATTGCTTTGTGTGTCTTTAGAATTTATATCAATGGCACCTGCTGTGCATATCATTCTTCAGTTTACCTTTTTTAACCCAATATTATGTCCTTGAAATTTATGCCATGCTGGGCCATTGTCACAACAATACATTTGAGTGTCTTCCAGGTGTGTTGATCCAGTATCCTGCTGAATGTGCAGTTTTTCTTGGTTTTTGCAGTTGCAATAAGCACTGCAAAGGGCTACTATTGTTTTTTGAGGTCCGGATCACATGTTTCCCTCTTCTAGGAAATCACCCCTAAATTTCCAGGGCCTTTGCCCCTTCCTAGGATCCACTGCTCTTTCTCAATTCCTCAGTCTCTGCTGCTCCTCACAAGTGGCATGGGGTCCCTTCAGAAGCTCTGTATCTTGTTCTGGGCAGAGATTTGCATGGGTGTATGCATATGTAAAGTCATAGAGCTGTATGTTTAAGACATACACACAAGAGCTAAGGGATGCTGGTGGAGCTGAATGGAGTGGTATTGACAATAAATGAGGCAAGAGAACAGAGGACAAGCAAGGAAACAGAATATTCCAATCTTCCCCATGTGACTTGAAGAGCTAATATAAGGGCAGAGGCTGCTAAGGGACCAGGAATGGCTTGGAGGCTGTGTAGGCAGGAAATTAGACTGGAAGTCCTAACACCCCCCAGGCCTGGGATGGGGGAGGTCCCTTTGGAAGAGCCCGAACATTCTGAGCAGCAACGCTTTGAAGGGAATCTGGCCTCTAAGGGGCAGGCAGATCTTGGCATGAAGGTGCCAGGTAtatggtggggaggggaggatgaGGGGAACTTGGTTATGGGGTCAAGGATGGGGGTGCTCACAGGAGCATGGTGTGTAGGAAAGGatggagggagaaaagagaagggtTTCGGTGGAGCTTCAGGGAACACCTGCTTTGAAAGAGCcagaaaaagcagagagagaggcagctgggccaggtgtggtggcacatgcctgtaatcctagtagctcaggagggtgaggcaagaggatcacaagttcaaagccagccttagcgatttaacaaggccctgagaaacttagtgaggccatatctcaaaaaatttaaaaaagagctggggatatgactcagatGTTAAGTGACCCTGTGTTtaatccatggtacaaaaaataaataaataaataaaggtagctGGGCAAGATGGCCATACAGGCAGCACCTCCCTCCTCGCAGATCCTAATGGCCACACTAGGTGAAATGAGCACCAGAAATGGAGGGATTGGGAAATATCAGTGTGTGTCCACAAAAGCCATAGGCCATAGAAATTAAGAGACCCATAAAGATACTACCCAGGGCAGCCTAACAGTCCCCactcacacctgcacacacaaaGCTAAGTAGAAGCAGCAGCCAAAACCACAGCAGAGACAGTCCTTTAACAACAGCCACCAATAGCCCTGGGGGGTAACAAGAAAATGGTCCAGAGTCATAGAGGGACACTGGCTCAGTGGGCCATGGACTGATCATCTAATGCTGTGGGTCAGGCTACAGAAACATCAGAGAGAAAGAGCACCATCTGTGGGTGTCCTGAAACCCTGGGGACACAGATGCCAGACACCTAAAATCCTGAAGGGCTCAAAGAGACTGGGGAATCATGTCCCTC
Coding sequences within it:
- the Adra1d gene encoding alpha-1D adrenergic receptor; the protein is MTFRDLLSVTFEGPRPDSSSGGSSASGGGGSTGGATASEAPAVGSVSGATGGGSGVVGAGGGEDNQSSAGEPGGAGAGGEVNGTAAVGGLVVSAQGVGVGVFLAAFILTAVAGNLLVILSVACNRHLQTVTNYFIVNLAVADLLLSATVLPFSATMEVLGFWAFGRAFCDVWAAVDVLCCTASILSLCTISVDRYVGVRHSLKYPAIMTERKAAAILALLWAVALVVSVGPLLGWKEPVPPDERFCGITEEAGYAVFSSVCSFYLPMAVIVVMYCRVYVVARSTTRSLEAGVKRERGKASEVVLRIHCRGAAAGADGTHGTRSTKGHTFRSSLSVRLLKFSREKKAAKTLAIVVGVFVLCWFPFFFVLPLGSLFPQLKPSEGVFKVIFWLGYFNSCVNPLIYPCSSREFKRAFLRLLRCQCRRRRRRRPLWRVYGHHWRASTSGPRPDCAPSPSAAPPGAPLALIAPPDPSCPGTDEVQAPVSSRRKTPYAFREWRLLGPLRRPTNQLRAKVSSLSQKIRTGGAQHAEAAYTLKSEVEAVSLGVPQDVEEGATCQAYDLADYSNLRETDI